The stretch of DNA GGCGCGCGCCTTCTCCCAGACGACGGGCGGGTTGAGGCACTCCTCGATCGTCGTCCAGATCGAGAAGGACGGCGCGAACACCTCGTTGCCGTGCTCGTCGTGCACCGCCAGGTTGGCGCCGTCGCGGGTGCCCAGGTCACGGATCTCGCTGAACAGGTGGTCGGCCGCGTACCGGGCGAACACGTCGGAGAGGCCAGGCTCCACGCCCATGCCGACGAGGGCGAGACGACCGGCCGACTCCCACTGGTCGGCGACGGCGAACTGGTCGTCGCCGAGCTTCTTCCCGACCTTCGCGTAGGGCTCCTCGGGGTGGCGCGTCGACAGCGACATCGCCATGTCGAGGTAGTCGGCGCCGGCGGCGAAGGCGCCGTCGAAGATCGACATGACGAACCGTGGGTCGACGGCGTTCATGACGTGGGTGACGTCGTGCTCACGGCACAGGGCCGCGACGTCGTCGGCCGACGACGCGTCGACGCGGGCTGCCACGAAGCGGTCGTCGTCGAGGGCGTCGACGGCGGCACGGGCGCGCGACTCGTCGTAGTCGGCGACGACCACGAGCTCGAAGAAGTCGCGACGTGCGGCGATGGCCGTGAAGGCGGCGCCGACGCCGCCGGAGCCGACCAGCAGGATCTTCATGTCTCTCCTCGGAGGTGTCCCGGGTCGGGACGGTGTGCAGTGGTGGGGCGGGGTGGTGAGCAGGGGGC from Aeromicrobium erythreum encodes:
- a CDS encoding saccharopine dehydrogenase family protein → MKILLVGSGGVGAAFTAIAARRDFFELVVVADYDESRARAAVDALDDDRFVAARVDASSADDVAALCREHDVTHVMNAVDPRFVMSIFDGAFAAGADYLDMAMSLSTRHPEEPYAKVGKKLGDDQFAVADQWESAGRLALVGMGVEPGLSDVFARYAADHLFSEIRDLGTRDGANLAVHDEHGNEVFAPSFSIWTTIEECLNPPVVWEKARADEPDGGWFVTPPFSEPEVFDFPEGIGPVECVNVEHEEVLLMPRWVDAERVTFKYGLGEDFINVLKALHDVGLDSTTPVRVPSAGGPVEVSPRDVVAACLPDPATIGPRMTGKTCAGLWVTGIGKDGQERETYLYHVVDNEWAMQEYGHQCVVWQTAVNPVVALELLADGTWSGAGVLGPEAFDAVPFLELLTAYGSPWGQRDS